The following coding sequences lie in one Silene latifolia isolate original U9 population chromosome 5, ASM4854445v1, whole genome shotgun sequence genomic window:
- the LOC141655316 gene encoding uncharacterized protein LOC141655316, which translates to MFILPKRIIKSIEAICRNVLWENGTEYKRVPLVAWDKICKPKEEGGLGLKDQEIWNKAMVGRLVNWIAEKRDSIWVQWVQWNHIRGRDWTKYNPSSNSSWVWRRICKVKQEIAHSFVDGVWVAQPSGYTPSGCYEWLRNASPPLCWSNVVWNSWSFPKHQFMGWLVAHEALNILDKLVSYGMDVDAGCLLCGQADECLSHLFFAFQYSRRVMLTLQQNTGCNFPLVADLAWWSSRGGTSVQRGAQIALFWGHSTLYRTKETGVELTQFSCIQDS; encoded by the coding sequence ATGTTCATATTACCCAAACGTATCATTAAGAGTATAGAAGCCATCTGCAGAAACGTTCTTTGGGAAAATGGTACAGAATACAAGAGGGTTCCTCTAGTGGCATGGGATAAGATATGCAAGCCAAAGGAAGAAGGAGGCCTAGGGCTAAAGGATCAGGAAATATGGAACAAGGCAATGGTGGGTCGTTTGGTAAACTGGATTGCTGAGAAAAGGGACTCCATTTGGGTACAGTGGGTACAGTGGAATCATATCAGAGGTAGGGACTGGACTAAGTACAATCCTTCATCCAATTCCAGCTGGGTttggagaaggatttgtaaagttAAGCAGGAAATTGCCCATAGTTTCGTGGATGGGGTCTGGGTGGCACAACCATCTGGGTATACACCTAGTGGATGTTATGAATGGCTCAGGAATGCTAGTCCACCTCTCTGCTGGAGTAATGTGGTATGGAATAGTTGGTCATTTCCAAAACACCAATTCATGGGATGGTTAGTGGCTCATGAGGCTCTCAACATATTGGACAAACTGGTTAGCTATGGGATGGATGTTGATGCTGGCTGCCTGCTGTGTGGACAGGCAGATGAATGCTTATCTCATCTCTTCTTTGCCTTCCAGTACAGTAGGAGGGTGATGCTAACTCTGCAGCAGAATACAGGCTGCAACTTTCCGCTGGTGGCTGACCTAGCTTGGTGGTCAAGTAGAGGAGGTACTAGTGTACAAAGAGGAGCTCAGATTGCACTTTTTTGGGGGCACTCCACTCTATATCGTACCAAGGAAACAGGTGTAGAATTGACACAGTTCTCTTGCATCCAAGACAGTTAG